The Candidatus Goldiibacteriota bacterium nucleotide sequence TGGAAGAGTCCGCGGCAAAACTTGATTCAAAGACGGTGGCATCCATAGGCGCTTATGTGATATCCGACGCAAAATACAAAATGATGAAAAAATACAACGAAGAAAAGTATGAATATAAACTTTCAGCGGAACAGGAAAAAGAGTTTCTGGAATACGTTATAAACAAAAAGCTTATGGCAATAGAAGCCAGAAAACTTGGCTACGCGGAAAAACCGGAAGTGGCCGCCAGATATGAATGGGATTTTGATGAAATTCTTTCGCACGCGTATTATACGGATACCGTGGAAAACAAACTTAAAATAACGGATAAAGAAGCAAAGGATTATTACGAAAAAAATAAAGAAGACTTTGTGGAATTATCATCCCAGCATATGCTTATAAAAAATAAGGACCTTGCCCTTAACCTGCGCAAAAGGATTGCGTCGGGTGAAAGTTTTGACGAGCTTACAAAAAAATACAGTGAAGACGCCACTACAAAAGAACAGGGCGGCAAACTTCCGCTTTTTGGAAAAGGCGTAATGGTGGAAGAATTTGAATACGCGGCTTTTATGCTGTCGCCGGGAGAAGTGTCAGATCCGGTAAAAACAATTTACGGGTATCATCTTATTAAAGTTAATGAAAAAAAGAAAATATCTTTTGACGATTCAAAGGATAAAATAATTCAAATGGTGCGAAACAACAAACAAAGGGAATTTTTTAACGCTTTGATAGCCGGATTAAAAAAGAAATACGAAGTCCGCGTGAATGAAAATCTTT carries:
- a CDS encoding peptidylprolyl isomerase, which translates into the protein MKHLFFLIMAVSFLFVSCGTGDSALKDDKPYKDTAARAVSADEGAPSLEESAAKLDSKTVASIGAYVISDAKYKMMKKYNEEKYEYKLSAEQEKEFLEYVINKKLMAIEARKLGYAEKPEVAARYEWDFDEILSHAYYTDTVENKLKITDKEAKDYYEKNKEDFVELSSQHMLIKNKDLALNLRKRIASGESFDELTKKYSEDATTKEQGGKLPLFGKGVMVEEFEYAAFMLSPGEVSDPVKTIYGYHLIKVNEKKKISFDDSKDKIIQMVRNNKQREFFNALIAGLKKKYEVRVNENLLK